In one window of Acanthopagrus latus isolate v.2019 chromosome 15, fAcaLat1.1, whole genome shotgun sequence DNA:
- the si:ch211-51a6.2 gene encoding neurotrypsin isoform X1 codes for MDRRKVLPGFVLCCLFLALCVSAEVNEGGYLVNIVQSAAVPSCSEGFTDLGYYNGSVSHTDSGSPCLKWTDFPDYMQQYPGRGLGDHNLCRNPDQEANPWCFFRQSSGAISWAYCDCRHGAARLVGGSSGNSGRLEVYLNGQWGAVCETHWTNHDASVICRQLGLGEIGTALQHSYFGPGSVFHYERLGCRGYEKSLLECRSRKFVNGNCNHGNEAGVVCAEPEGIGIPLRLVGGLEEFEGRVEVYHDGRWGTICDDQWDDSDAEVVCRQLNLGGVAKAWTWARFGQGVGPIWLDGVQCTGNELSLEECPHNMWKQHNCDHTEDAGVSCNPYTDGAVRLVGADSHWEGRVEIYHQGEWGTVCDDNWTELNAQVVCRQLGFSGRAEVAADMVYEEGCGPILLDEVQCQGTEATLLACTHSEWGQHDCSHSEDIGVRCETGGFASDIPGPLPPPGPLVRLVAGESRKEGRVEVFLNGQWGSVCDDNWNDVSAAVVCRQLGFTGVAKARSMAYFGEGQGPIHLDNVRCLGTETSLGQCPAVGQDDHDCRHSEDAGVICDYTLDPVGDGAMAMQTCGLRLNNQRRRRRIIGGDKSLRGEWPWQVSVWLRSQSKGSHPLCGGSIINPCWVVTAAHCFKRFGRDPSRYVLRLGDYHTEEQDDFERTLSPERIVIHRKYHNQGWEYDIALLRLKGTEGNCVAFNPHTGAVCLPEPGNKWEKRPAACVITGWGITDSEYSRTLLQAWVPLLPAWKCKKRYGGRFTRRMLCAGSLSEHHRVDSCQGDSGGPLVCQGEGGHWVLTGVISWGHGCGNPFFPGVYTRVSRFLRWIDKVINKPFKN; via the exons ATGGACCGGAGGAAAGTCTTGCCCGGGTTcgtcctctgctgtctgtttctgGCCCTGTGCGTGTCTGCAGAG GTCAATGAAGGTGGATACTTAGTGAATATTGTGCAAAGTGCAG ctgtgcCCTCCTGCTCTGAAGGCTTTACAGACCTGGGCTACTATAATGGCTCAGTTTCCCACACGGACTCAGGCTCCCCCTGCCTCAAGTGGACAGACTTTCCAGACTACATGCAGCAGTACCCAGGCCGAGGCCTGGGGGACCACAACCTATGCCGAAATCCAGACCAAGAGGCCAACCCCTGGTGCTTCTTCCGGCAGAGCTCTGGTGCCATCAGCTGGGCGTACTGCGACTGCCGTCATG GTGCTGCCAGACTGGTGGGAGGGTCATCAGGCAACAGTGGGCGTCTGGAGGTCTACCTGAACGGCCAGTGGGGGGCAGTATGTGAGACACATTGGACCAACCATGATGCCAGTGTCATTTGCAGACAGCTCGGACTTGG TGAGATTGGTACAGCCCTGCAGCATTCCTACTTTGGCCCAGGTTCTGTCTTCCACTATGAGCGTCTGGGTTGCCGTGGTTATGAGAAATCCCTACTGGAGTGCCGGAGCAGGAAGTTTGTCAACGGTAACTGCAACCATGGCAACGAAGCAGGAGTGGTCTGTGCTGAACCTGAAG GCATTGGCATCCCGTTGAGGTTAGTCGGAGGCCTAGAGGAGTTTGAGGGCCGTGTCGAGGTGTACCATGATGGCAGGTGGGGAACCATTTGTGATGACCAGTGGGATGACTCTGATGCTGAGGTGGTGTGCCGACAGTTGAACCTGGG AGGAGTGGCCAAGGCGTGGACCTGGGCCCGCTTTGGCCAGGGTGTTGGTCCCATCTGGCTGGATGGCGTGCAGTGTACAGGCAATGAGCTCTCTCTGGAGGAGTGTCCTCATAACATGTGGAAGCAGCACAATTGTGACCACACGGAAGATGCAGGTGTGTCCTGCAACCCCTACACAG atggTGCAGTTCGTCTGGTGGGAGCAGACAGTCACTGGGAGGGTCGTGTGGAGATTTACCACCAGGGAGAATGGGGCACTGTATGTGATGACAACTGGACTGAGCTCAATGCCCAGGTGGTGTGTAGACAGCTGGGCTTCAG TGGCCGAGCAGAGGTGGCTGCTGACATGGTGTATGAAGAAGGTTGTGGGCCAATCCTACTGGATGAGGTGCAGTGTCAGGGAACAGAAGCCACTCTACTGGCCTGCACCCACTCTGAGTGGGGCCAGCATGACTGCTCCCACAGTGAAGATATAGGTGTCCGCTGTGAGACGGGAGGTTTTGCCAGTGACATACCAGGCCCGTTGCCTCCACCTG GCCCTCTGGTGCGTTTGGTTGCTGGAGAGAGCAGAAAGGAGGGGAGAGTGGAGGTCTTTCTCAATGGCCAGtggggaagtgtgtgtgatgacaacTGGAATGATGTCAGTGCAGCTGTAGTTTGCAGACAGCTGGGATTCAC TGGTGTGGCTAAAGCTCGATCCATGGCATACTTTGGGGAGGGCCAAGGTCCCATCCATCTGGACAACGTTCGATGCTTGGGCACTGAGACATCCTTAGGCCAGTGTCCAGCTGTGGGTCAAGATGACCATGACTGTCGCCACAGTGAGGATGCAGGTGTCATCTGTGATTACACTCTGGATCCTGTGGGAGACGGTGCCATGGCAATGCAGACCTGTGGCCTGAGACTAAATAATCAGCGTCGCCGACGGAGGATTATAGGAGGAGATAAGTCACTGAG GGGTGAATGGCCCTGGCAGGTGTCTGTGTGGCTCAGGTCTCAGTCTAAAGGAAGTCATCCTCTGTGTGGAGGATCAATCATCAACCCCTGTTGGGTTGTGACTGCTGCCCACTGCTTCAAGCG ATTTGGCAGAGACCCATCCCGCTATGTGTTGCGCCTGGGGGACTACCACACCGAGGAGCAGGATGATTTTGAACGCACCTTGTCCCCTGAACGCATCGTTATCCACAGAAAGTATCACAATCAAGGCTGGGAGTACGACATTGCCCTGCTGCGGCTCAAAGGCACAGAGGGTAACTGTGTGGCATTTAATCCTCACACTGGTGCAGTGTGTCTGCCGGAGCCAGGTAACAAGTGGGAGAAAAGGCCTGCTGCCTGTGTGATCACTGGCTGGGGCATCACAG ATTCGGAGTACTCCCGGACTCTGCTCCAGGCCTGGGTCCCCCTGCTTCCAGCCTGGAAGTGTAAAAAAAGATACGGTGGTCGTTTTACCAGGCGCATGCTGTGTGCTGGGAGCCTGTCAGAGCACCACCGCGTGGACAGTTGCCAGGGCGACAGTGGGGGTCCACTGGTTTGCCAGGGGGAGGGGGGCCACTGGGTGCTGACCGGAGTCATCTCCTGGGGTCATGGTTGTGGTAACCCCTTTTTCCCTGGAGTGTACACGCGTGTTAGCAGGTTCTTGCGATGGATTGATAAGGTCATTAACAAACCCTTTAAGAACTAA
- the si:ch211-51a6.2 gene encoding neurotrypsin isoform X2 gives MAQFPTRTQAPPASSGQTFQTTCSSTQAEAWGTTTYAEIQTKRPTPGASSGRALVPSAGRTATAVMVSLNCAARLVGGSSGNSGRLEVYLNGQWGAVCETHWTNHDASVICRQLGLGEIGTALQHSYFGPGSVFHYERLGCRGYEKSLLECRSRKFVNGNCNHGNEAGVVCAEPEGIGIPLRLVGGLEEFEGRVEVYHDGRWGTICDDQWDDSDAEVVCRQLNLGGVAKAWTWARFGQGVGPIWLDGVQCTGNELSLEECPHNMWKQHNCDHTEDAGVSCNPYTDGAVRLVGADSHWEGRVEIYHQGEWGTVCDDNWTELNAQVVCRQLGFSGRAEVAADMVYEEGCGPILLDEVQCQGTEATLLACTHSEWGQHDCSHSEDIGVRCETGGFASDIPGPLPPPGPLVRLVAGESRKEGRVEVFLNGQWGSVCDDNWNDVSAAVVCRQLGFTGVAKARSMAYFGEGQGPIHLDNVRCLGTETSLGQCPAVGQDDHDCRHSEDAGVICDYTLDPVGDGAMAMQTCGLRLNNQRRRRRIIGGDKSLRGEWPWQVSVWLRSQSKGSHPLCGGSIINPCWVVTAAHCFKRFGRDPSRYVLRLGDYHTEEQDDFERTLSPERIVIHRKYHNQGWEYDIALLRLKGTEGNCVAFNPHTGAVCLPEPGNKWEKRPAACVITGWGITDSEYSRTLLQAWVPLLPAWKCKKRYGGRFTRRMLCAGSLSEHHRVDSCQGDSGGPLVCQGEGGHWVLTGVISWGHGCGNPFFPGVYTRVSRFLRWIDKVINKPFKN, from the exons ATGGCTCAGTTTCCCACACGGACTCAGGCTCCCCCTGCCTCAAGTGGACAGACTTTCCAGACTACATGCAGCAGTACCCAGGCCGAGGCCTGGGGGACCACAACCTATGCCGAAATCCAGACCAAGAGGCCAACCCCTGGTGCTTCTTCCGGCAGAGCTCTGGTGCCATCAGCTGGGCGTACTGCGACTGCCGTCATGGTGAGCTTAAACT GTGCTGCCAGACTGGTGGGAGGGTCATCAGGCAACAGTGGGCGTCTGGAGGTCTACCTGAACGGCCAGTGGGGGGCAGTATGTGAGACACATTGGACCAACCATGATGCCAGTGTCATTTGCAGACAGCTCGGACTTGG TGAGATTGGTACAGCCCTGCAGCATTCCTACTTTGGCCCAGGTTCTGTCTTCCACTATGAGCGTCTGGGTTGCCGTGGTTATGAGAAATCCCTACTGGAGTGCCGGAGCAGGAAGTTTGTCAACGGTAACTGCAACCATGGCAACGAAGCAGGAGTGGTCTGTGCTGAACCTGAAG GCATTGGCATCCCGTTGAGGTTAGTCGGAGGCCTAGAGGAGTTTGAGGGCCGTGTCGAGGTGTACCATGATGGCAGGTGGGGAACCATTTGTGATGACCAGTGGGATGACTCTGATGCTGAGGTGGTGTGCCGACAGTTGAACCTGGG AGGAGTGGCCAAGGCGTGGACCTGGGCCCGCTTTGGCCAGGGTGTTGGTCCCATCTGGCTGGATGGCGTGCAGTGTACAGGCAATGAGCTCTCTCTGGAGGAGTGTCCTCATAACATGTGGAAGCAGCACAATTGTGACCACACGGAAGATGCAGGTGTGTCCTGCAACCCCTACACAG atggTGCAGTTCGTCTGGTGGGAGCAGACAGTCACTGGGAGGGTCGTGTGGAGATTTACCACCAGGGAGAATGGGGCACTGTATGTGATGACAACTGGACTGAGCTCAATGCCCAGGTGGTGTGTAGACAGCTGGGCTTCAG TGGCCGAGCAGAGGTGGCTGCTGACATGGTGTATGAAGAAGGTTGTGGGCCAATCCTACTGGATGAGGTGCAGTGTCAGGGAACAGAAGCCACTCTACTGGCCTGCACCCACTCTGAGTGGGGCCAGCATGACTGCTCCCACAGTGAAGATATAGGTGTCCGCTGTGAGACGGGAGGTTTTGCCAGTGACATACCAGGCCCGTTGCCTCCACCTG GCCCTCTGGTGCGTTTGGTTGCTGGAGAGAGCAGAAAGGAGGGGAGAGTGGAGGTCTTTCTCAATGGCCAGtggggaagtgtgtgtgatgacaacTGGAATGATGTCAGTGCAGCTGTAGTTTGCAGACAGCTGGGATTCAC TGGTGTGGCTAAAGCTCGATCCATGGCATACTTTGGGGAGGGCCAAGGTCCCATCCATCTGGACAACGTTCGATGCTTGGGCACTGAGACATCCTTAGGCCAGTGTCCAGCTGTGGGTCAAGATGACCATGACTGTCGCCACAGTGAGGATGCAGGTGTCATCTGTGATTACACTCTGGATCCTGTGGGAGACGGTGCCATGGCAATGCAGACCTGTGGCCTGAGACTAAATAATCAGCGTCGCCGACGGAGGATTATAGGAGGAGATAAGTCACTGAG GGGTGAATGGCCCTGGCAGGTGTCTGTGTGGCTCAGGTCTCAGTCTAAAGGAAGTCATCCTCTGTGTGGAGGATCAATCATCAACCCCTGTTGGGTTGTGACTGCTGCCCACTGCTTCAAGCG ATTTGGCAGAGACCCATCCCGCTATGTGTTGCGCCTGGGGGACTACCACACCGAGGAGCAGGATGATTTTGAACGCACCTTGTCCCCTGAACGCATCGTTATCCACAGAAAGTATCACAATCAAGGCTGGGAGTACGACATTGCCCTGCTGCGGCTCAAAGGCACAGAGGGTAACTGTGTGGCATTTAATCCTCACACTGGTGCAGTGTGTCTGCCGGAGCCAGGTAACAAGTGGGAGAAAAGGCCTGCTGCCTGTGTGATCACTGGCTGGGGCATCACAG ATTCGGAGTACTCCCGGACTCTGCTCCAGGCCTGGGTCCCCCTGCTTCCAGCCTGGAAGTGTAAAAAAAGATACGGTGGTCGTTTTACCAGGCGCATGCTGTGTGCTGGGAGCCTGTCAGAGCACCACCGCGTGGACAGTTGCCAGGGCGACAGTGGGGGTCCACTGGTTTGCCAGGGGGAGGGGGGCCACTGGGTGCTGACCGGAGTCATCTCCTGGGGTCATGGTTGTGGTAACCCCTTTTTCCCTGGAGTGTACACGCGTGTTAGCAGGTTCTTGCGATGGATTGATAAGGTCATTAACAAACCCTTTAAGAACTAA
- the si:ch211-51a6.2 gene encoding neurotrypsin isoform X3, translating into MQQYPGRGLGDHNLCRNPDQEANPWCFFRQSSGAISWAYCDCRHGAARLVGGSSGNSGRLEVYLNGQWGAVCETHWTNHDASVICRQLGLGEIGTALQHSYFGPGSVFHYERLGCRGYEKSLLECRSRKFVNGNCNHGNEAGVVCAEPEGIGIPLRLVGGLEEFEGRVEVYHDGRWGTICDDQWDDSDAEVVCRQLNLGGVAKAWTWARFGQGVGPIWLDGVQCTGNELSLEECPHNMWKQHNCDHTEDAGVSCNPYTDGAVRLVGADSHWEGRVEIYHQGEWGTVCDDNWTELNAQVVCRQLGFSGRAEVAADMVYEEGCGPILLDEVQCQGTEATLLACTHSEWGQHDCSHSEDIGVRCETGGFASDIPGPLPPPGPLVRLVAGESRKEGRVEVFLNGQWGSVCDDNWNDVSAAVVCRQLGFTGVAKARSMAYFGEGQGPIHLDNVRCLGTETSLGQCPAVGQDDHDCRHSEDAGVICDYTLDPVGDGAMAMQTCGLRLNNQRRRRRIIGGDKSLRGEWPWQVSVWLRSQSKGSHPLCGGSIINPCWVVTAAHCFKRFGRDPSRYVLRLGDYHTEEQDDFERTLSPERIVIHRKYHNQGWEYDIALLRLKGTEGNCVAFNPHTGAVCLPEPGNKWEKRPAACVITGWGITDSEYSRTLLQAWVPLLPAWKCKKRYGGRFTRRMLCAGSLSEHHRVDSCQGDSGGPLVCQGEGGHWVLTGVISWGHGCGNPFFPGVYTRVSRFLRWIDKVINKPFKN; encoded by the exons ATGCAGCAGTACCCAGGCCGAGGCCTGGGGGACCACAACCTATGCCGAAATCCAGACCAAGAGGCCAACCCCTGGTGCTTCTTCCGGCAGAGCTCTGGTGCCATCAGCTGGGCGTACTGCGACTGCCGTCATG GTGCTGCCAGACTGGTGGGAGGGTCATCAGGCAACAGTGGGCGTCTGGAGGTCTACCTGAACGGCCAGTGGGGGGCAGTATGTGAGACACATTGGACCAACCATGATGCCAGTGTCATTTGCAGACAGCTCGGACTTGG TGAGATTGGTACAGCCCTGCAGCATTCCTACTTTGGCCCAGGTTCTGTCTTCCACTATGAGCGTCTGGGTTGCCGTGGTTATGAGAAATCCCTACTGGAGTGCCGGAGCAGGAAGTTTGTCAACGGTAACTGCAACCATGGCAACGAAGCAGGAGTGGTCTGTGCTGAACCTGAAG GCATTGGCATCCCGTTGAGGTTAGTCGGAGGCCTAGAGGAGTTTGAGGGCCGTGTCGAGGTGTACCATGATGGCAGGTGGGGAACCATTTGTGATGACCAGTGGGATGACTCTGATGCTGAGGTGGTGTGCCGACAGTTGAACCTGGG AGGAGTGGCCAAGGCGTGGACCTGGGCCCGCTTTGGCCAGGGTGTTGGTCCCATCTGGCTGGATGGCGTGCAGTGTACAGGCAATGAGCTCTCTCTGGAGGAGTGTCCTCATAACATGTGGAAGCAGCACAATTGTGACCACACGGAAGATGCAGGTGTGTCCTGCAACCCCTACACAG atggTGCAGTTCGTCTGGTGGGAGCAGACAGTCACTGGGAGGGTCGTGTGGAGATTTACCACCAGGGAGAATGGGGCACTGTATGTGATGACAACTGGACTGAGCTCAATGCCCAGGTGGTGTGTAGACAGCTGGGCTTCAG TGGCCGAGCAGAGGTGGCTGCTGACATGGTGTATGAAGAAGGTTGTGGGCCAATCCTACTGGATGAGGTGCAGTGTCAGGGAACAGAAGCCACTCTACTGGCCTGCACCCACTCTGAGTGGGGCCAGCATGACTGCTCCCACAGTGAAGATATAGGTGTCCGCTGTGAGACGGGAGGTTTTGCCAGTGACATACCAGGCCCGTTGCCTCCACCTG GCCCTCTGGTGCGTTTGGTTGCTGGAGAGAGCAGAAAGGAGGGGAGAGTGGAGGTCTTTCTCAATGGCCAGtggggaagtgtgtgtgatgacaacTGGAATGATGTCAGTGCAGCTGTAGTTTGCAGACAGCTGGGATTCAC TGGTGTGGCTAAAGCTCGATCCATGGCATACTTTGGGGAGGGCCAAGGTCCCATCCATCTGGACAACGTTCGATGCTTGGGCACTGAGACATCCTTAGGCCAGTGTCCAGCTGTGGGTCAAGATGACCATGACTGTCGCCACAGTGAGGATGCAGGTGTCATCTGTGATTACACTCTGGATCCTGTGGGAGACGGTGCCATGGCAATGCAGACCTGTGGCCTGAGACTAAATAATCAGCGTCGCCGACGGAGGATTATAGGAGGAGATAAGTCACTGAG GGGTGAATGGCCCTGGCAGGTGTCTGTGTGGCTCAGGTCTCAGTCTAAAGGAAGTCATCCTCTGTGTGGAGGATCAATCATCAACCCCTGTTGGGTTGTGACTGCTGCCCACTGCTTCAAGCG ATTTGGCAGAGACCCATCCCGCTATGTGTTGCGCCTGGGGGACTACCACACCGAGGAGCAGGATGATTTTGAACGCACCTTGTCCCCTGAACGCATCGTTATCCACAGAAAGTATCACAATCAAGGCTGGGAGTACGACATTGCCCTGCTGCGGCTCAAAGGCACAGAGGGTAACTGTGTGGCATTTAATCCTCACACTGGTGCAGTGTGTCTGCCGGAGCCAGGTAACAAGTGGGAGAAAAGGCCTGCTGCCTGTGTGATCACTGGCTGGGGCATCACAG ATTCGGAGTACTCCCGGACTCTGCTCCAGGCCTGGGTCCCCCTGCTTCCAGCCTGGAAGTGTAAAAAAAGATACGGTGGTCGTTTTACCAGGCGCATGCTGTGTGCTGGGAGCCTGTCAGAGCACCACCGCGTGGACAGTTGCCAGGGCGACAGTGGGGGTCCACTGGTTTGCCAGGGGGAGGGGGGCCACTGGGTGCTGACCGGAGTCATCTCCTGGGGTCATGGTTGTGGTAACCCCTTTTTCCCTGGAGTGTACACGCGTGTTAGCAGGTTCTTGCGATGGATTGATAAGGTCATTAACAAACCCTTTAAGAACTAA